The stretch of DNA GCATACCATGTGTTATTCTCGGGTTATTTCGTTAGTCatatcaatttttaacagtacaaatggataaaaattttaatagaaaggaTCAATTTGGTCTACGGTCTAAcgtataaagattaatttgtccattttttgaaTGAAGGggataaaatgcaatctaacttctACTGTAGGGGCCGTCATGATACTTTTACTCATGCTTGACACATACTCAGACATGTGAATTAGGATATGATCTTACACATATACTTGAGGCCGAGTAACATATTTCTAACTTGATATATCACATGCCTTTTCAGTTCTTCTCGGGGACATGAATGCTAATTGATGTttacctttctttttcttcagtGTTCCTCTAGTTGATGATTTTTGGGTTCTTCTTGGTTACTGTGTATTCACGGGTATGTTCGCCTTTTTAGTTACCATCCATTATTCTTGTACGGTGTTATATTTTGCCTTATATTTCTGTTTTCATCAAACAGGATCACTCTATTTACACTTTGCCACATCGGTTATTCATGAAATTACGACAGCTTTGGGAATTTATTGCTTCAGGTGAGGAACATCTTTTTCGGACAATCAATTCTATGTCAGGCTATCAAACCTTGTTCAATGCAAATTGTCACATATTGATTTGAATCATAAGCACGTATGCCCTCTCGAAAAAAAAGTTTATTCGAAGTTTCAGTATGATGACTTCAATGATATGCAAGTGTAGTCGGGACATGGAAGCTTCTTAGGTTAAATTAACTCTTTTTAACTGGTTAGGTTAATCTCGTATGAAGCGGTATTTGGGTATATTCTTTTACTTTCCCGGTAACTTGTCTCGGTATTTGGGTAAAGATTCTTGGTATATCTGTATGAGTGTATCTATATGTTTGTTTATTGGCTCAATCCGAGTTTTGACATTTTACATTGCAGTTTTCTAATCATTATCCCTTGGCTTAAATCACAGGATAACTAGGAAAGAGGCTTGAATATCAAGAATGGGTGACAAAAGGTACTTTTTTCTCGTTTCCGAACCTTGGTGGTCGAGGCTTGAGATTGCTACAACGTTTTAAATACATGTTACAATTTGGTTTCCGAGTTTGATCACACATTCAGACTCATTTTTACAGGTTTCCTCGATGCCGAACCAGTTCATAACTTTTGTTCAGGCAGAACAAGAAACACTGCTGCTGAAGTGATTCAGGTATTTTTTGTCGATGATTGCTGTAGCTCATCAACATTGTTATAAATGTTTTGTTAGAAACAGGAAAGGAAAATTTAGATATGCAAAACTCTTCAACCTATGACTTTTGGTGTATGAGTGATTCATTTTATGAAATCAAAGTTTTTGAAGCATATATTGCAAAAGGGGTGAAGAGCCGATGTCCCTGCCTGGCCCGATAGGTTCAGGCTAATGGGCTAAGATCTTGATAAAATTCGGCCGGCTTGGGCCAGAGAGTTGAAAACACAGTATAATAATATAAGTGTTAGGATTGGAGGAAGCTAGTCGAGCACGAATTCAAGAATGAATggcaactttaaaaaaaatgaatatactcATATCGGAAATATATAAGTATCTGACGTTCGCCTCAAGTATGGATAACATAGTATTGATAGCATATGGAACTCAATTGGAGATTTTGGATTCCGTAGATTTCTTTTTTAGGTGTTAAGAAGCAGGGTTAACCATCAGTTTACAATCGAAAACTCTCACATATGGAAGGATTTTGGGATATCGATTCTGTCACAGGCATGAGCTCAGAAGTAATCTTTTTGAGCTTGAACTAAGTTATCAAGAAGCCTTTCCCTCCGGTATGAGTCGAAACAGGCAAGGGTAGACGACATGCTTGGCATACTAATGCCCGAATTAATAGAAAAGGAAACGACTTTTCTCCAAGCGGATTGTTGTTCCATAATCCCCTTAGCAAACTCGGGATCGACAAGGAGATTAGCCAAATTTGGGTTTCTATCGTAAGCCTTCTTTATATGGTCCGGGAAAACAGCATGGATAATGCATCCCCCTTTCCAAATCCGAGCTAACTCCCCGAGTTTTAAGTCCCAACTCTTAATGCTCTTTGCACGTATCAAGTTGATTCATTGTGCATAACCACAGATTTTTTATGTATATAGAGCTTGTCTCACATAATCAACTAACTTATTTTTATCGATAGCTACATCAGCCATGACACCACCATGGCCCCGGGATGTGAAAACCTTAGCAGCTTCGATTCTCTCGTCTTTTAAACCACCAAGGAATCTCGAATCAGGGGACACTGCTATTGTAGGAGCTGCGACAGATAACTCGGCAGCTTGTTGAACTGTCCATTTCCCAGTACCTTTCATTCCGGTTTTATCCAAAACCTTGTCTACCAAATATCCTTCTCCTTTGTCATCCTTAATTCCGAATATATCTGCAGTGATCTCGATTAAGAAGCATAGAAGATCCTCATTATTCCACTCAGAGAAAACCTGGCGTTATTCTTCATTAGAGAACTTCCCGACTGATTTCAATACATCGTAAGCCTCGGCAATTAACTGCATATCACCGTATTCAATCCCGTTATGAACCATCTTAACAAAATTACTGGATCCTCCCTTGCCAATGTAGGGCCGCTGTCCGTAACTTGAGCTGCCACCTTCAGAAGGATATCTTCTATATATTTATAAGCCTTGTAGGAACCTCCGGGCATCAACGAAGGTCCACGCCGAACTCCTTCTTCACACCACCGGAAGCTCCCATTCCGCCACGGATTTCTTTCTCCTCTCCGTGTTTTTGTATCACTCGTTTCCCGTCGGCGATAAAATCTCCTTTCTCCAATAAACCAATCAGGTTTTAACGGTTTGATTTATGGGAGGTCCGGCTTTCACAAGCACGATTACAACACGCGGTTTCTGGATTGAATGGACAAAGGATTTGGGATCGTGAAATCCGTACAAAGGGAGATTTCCGATTCTAGTAAGGGAAACCATTATTTTCTGCAACACAAGAAATTTAACACCATCAGTCAAATGGCATAACTATTCAAacattatacatacatacatatgtacACAGAGAAACAAATACACAAACGGGTGTTGCATATCGCTATATGCATAGGCTGTAAGGCCAGGAAAAAACGTCTGTTGAGACCCGCAGCCAATCTGCGAGGTATTGTCTGCTTTAGTCTAAAAGCCTCACGGTTTTTTCCGTTTTATCGATGAAGACCTGACCTAATACGAGAGGCTTATGAGTTAAAATGGATATTAGATCAAAAAGCATATtgattattttcattaaaaatttcattcattggCGTGGCTGACGAAATAATGATAATAGTAACAACATATATACCACATGtgcagtttttaacagtaaaactTTTATAGAAGGATCAGTTTGCACTTCTGTTCTAACATACATGAATTAGTTTACCTATTTTATAGTAAAGGaggtaaaatgtaatttgactctTAATATAAAAACTTCTATGGTATTTTTACCAAATCTAACATATATGATAAATTTCGATTTTGGGACAGAaaccaaaacataaaattctgaCATCAAAGTCTGATTCAAACTTTAATGTCCAAGAAGCACCAatctaaaaacataaaacaaatttCATCCATAAACCCAGATAGAAAAACATAAAACAAGACGACCCAGatcaataaatctaaaaaaaattgcatttggACATTAAAAAACAGATAAAGCAAACAATTTTGACGTCAACTTGAAGTAGGTTTTGCACAAAAAAGAGAAATTTGGTCTGAAATTATTTGCTTTGGGAGTCGAAAAATTTTCCTGGTTTGGTTCTTAGATTCTATTATCATTGACTAATAAACAACCAAGTCCGTGATGGCACTGGCACTACCATTTTGGGCTATTTGCAAATTTAGTCACTTTAGTTTGGGAAAATCTTATTTATGCACCATAATTTAACTTTACTTTTCATCTTTTTGGAGTAAACTGCACCAAAGAGGTATTTAATAATGGTAAGTTTTCGGTCAATGATGGTAGTGACAGCGGAGAGGTGGAGGagaaaaagaataattttttaataatatatattaaaatttattatattttttaaaatatttatgagttgttatttttttaatttttttagaattagaattaaattgagataatatgtaaatttgagggttaaattttttaaaactacaaTATAAGAGTTAATTTGGCTATAATATCAACTTTTGCGCTGTCACCACATCTTCTCTTCTTTTAAGTTAATGGAATTAGACTAAAAATAGACAAGCACGGttaattaagtgattattttgtaactttttattgTTGGTTAACAGGCATGCAGAATGATAGCATAAGAgccaaattgatttaaaaaggataaattactaaattattagtaactttacttttttgtcactcaacttcaaaaagttataaaatagttactgaactattcgaaaattttattgaaaaatattgggttgttaagtctttttttttaagtttggctAGCGAGCTTTAAGCGATAATTCTGCAATTGATACGGTTGATCAGTGCTCATCGACGAGTAAAAGAACATACTTTAGGTCCAAGTTAATCTAACAATCAATGTCGGAGATTGAAGgaaaaagttgtttgaattttggtttgcaGATTCATGACACTCaaagttatttcataaaaatctaaattatagaagagaagaagaaagagagcTTTCTATTGGTGCAGGCGGTGCGAATATGGAAGGTCATACAACGATGATTTTAACAATCCatttatttaaatgaaaacttttgaacaatgttgtgatcattttgtaacattttgaagttgaaagaccaaaacataatttactaataatttagtgacatttggtgtagtttaccctttaaaaaaatatacaaataccAAAGTAATAATTTAGCTATAGTACAGGGGCTAAAAGAGGTATTAAGCCTAATATAACTGGGTCCAATTGTAAATAACAGTAATAAAATCGGGCTTTCTATCAAATGTAAGACCATCCTGGGTCAAAGTGGCAATCCTTTAACCTACACAAACACAGGCAGGAGGATTCTGAAGTTGTGCTTTAAATTAAgtgaaagggaaagaaaaaacgTACACAAATTACGGGGACGGGCGTAAGCTCGCCTAAATTCCGAAATTAGAAGCAAGTTTCGGCGCAAAAAACCCCTAATTTGCGGCGCCAGGTATCGCGGCAAATCCAGGTATTGTTGTGCAACCCTTTTGTGATTTTCTGGTTCATGATTGGAGTCTTCGtgtgcttcttttttttttttttgaattttgaatgttGGAATTGggggtttttgttttatttcgatTGTTGAAAAatgtaagaaaaaagaaaagcaaatttAAGTTGTTCATGTTGGCCCAACACTGCGGCTAATGGTGGCTTCTATATTTATGAAttgatgataattgttttcatttttgttGGTTCGTGTTTGATTGTTTGTCGTGGGCACTGTCGAGAAGGAGATCGTGATGGTGGTTGAGAATTGGTTtagataatttattatttatattgtaaTCTTGCATGTGATATTGAGTACAGGTATATTTGTTTATAGGCTATGATCGGCCTGGTCGGCCGGAGACGGAAATGAATCTATTGCCTTCACCGTAGTGTATAGAGAATAGTCTTCTATAGGTCTTAACCGAATGGAAACCATAGCTGAAAACCATAGCACTAAACTCCCAAGAAAACCCCAAAACCAACCACGGTCAATCCCGAACAATCTTCAACCCCAGAGTTTCCCCACACACCATGATGCACCCGATATTTCTCCAACAGTTCGAATCCTTTGCGACCTCCTTACCCGAATCTCTCCACACGATATTGAATCTGCGCTTTCTTCCACTGGGGTTATCCCTACTTCCGATGACATCCAACAAGTCCTTGGTTTTTCTTACAATCAGCCGTTGTCTGCCATCAAGTTCTTCAGGTGGGCCGGGTGCTTCGTCAAGCCCTCTGCTTATGCGTGGAATCTTATAGTCGATTTGCTTGGGAAGAATCAAAGCTTTGAACCGATGTGGGATGCTATGCGCTCCATGAAGCAAGAGGGTCTTCTTTCAACTACAACGTTTGGCTCTGTCTTCAGCAGCTATTGTATTGCGCATAGGTTTAGTGAGGCTACCATGAGTTTTGATGTCATGGATAGATACGGTGTAGAACAAGATGTTGTTGCAGTCAATTCACTTCTTAGTGCAATTTGCCACGAGGACAATCAGATGTCGGTTGCAATAGAGTTTTTTGATAAGATCAAGATGAAGATCCCACCTGATGGGGATACTTTTGCCATTTTGCTCGAAGGGTGGGAGAAAGAAGGCAATTTGGCTAAGGCCAAGAACACGTTCGGCGAGATGGTAGTCAGAGTAGGATGGAGTCCGAAGCACATTTCTGCTTACGATGCCTTTTTGACCACGCTTGTTCGTGGCTCTCAAGTCGATGAAGCTCTCAAATTTTTGCAAGTTATGAAGAAGAATGACTGCTTACCAGGTTTGAAATTTTTCTCTAACACTCTCGATATTCTCGTCAAGCAAAATGATTCAGCCCAAATAATTCCATTGTGGGATACAATGGTGGGTGGTGGGCTGGTGCCCAATTTGATTATGTACAATGCATTGATCAGTGTGTTATGCAACAACGATGACGTGCATGACGCTTTCCGGTTCCTCGATGAGATGACATTCCACGGAGCTTTCCCCGATTCTTTGACTTACAACATGATTTTCCATTGCTTGGTGAGGAAtaagatggttcgcgaggtggggaaGTTCTTTGTCGAGATGACCAAGAACGAGTGGCCTCCTACAAGTTCTAATTACGCCGCGGCTATTAAGATGTTGTTGGAGAACGATGACCCCGAAATGGCAATTAATATGTGGAATCACATGGTTGAGAATCATGTCTCAACGCTTGATGAAAGCGCTAATGAGTTACTCATTGGGCTTTGCAATTTAGGTAGGTTAGTAGAAGTGAAAAGATTTGTCGAAACAATGCTTGATAAAAGAATTAGCATATACGATTCGACAATGGAGAAATTAAAGAACCCTTTTTACAAAAAGGGTAGAAGTTTTAGAGATAAATATGATAGTCTTTCAAGGGAATGGAAAGCTATGAAGATGTCATGATATGAACAtcttttcacatattttatatagAATTTTCTTTGTTGcatcttttctctcattttgatGACATGTACAGCTGTGGTAATCGTTAACGAGATGAACTTTATCTAGTAAATGCAGCTTgtgctattttttttttctttttcaggttAATATCTCCTTGCCTATATTGTTATGGCAGTTGTTCTCTTGGTATATTTTCTTTGTCTCCCTTTTGTGTTTTCCCTACTTGTATTGCATGTTGTGACCCAAATGACTTGTAAAGTTTGGGAGATTTTATTGCATAACATGACAATGGCATTCACCCCCGAAATGGCAATTAATATGTGGAATCACATGGTTGAGAATCATGTCTCAACGCTCGATGAAAGCGCTAATGAGTTACTCATTGGGCTTTGCAACTTAGGTAGGTTAGTAGAAGTGAAAAGATTTGTCGAAACAATGCTTGATAAAAGAATTAGCATATACGATTCGACAATGGAGAAATTAAAGAACCCTTTTTACAAAAAGGGTAGAAGTTTTAGAGATAAATATGATAGTCTTTCAAGGGAATGGAAAGCTATGAAGATGTCATGATATGAACAtcttttcacatattttatatagAATTTTCTTTGTTAcatcttttctctcattttgatGACATGTACAGCTGTGGTAATCGTTAACGAGATGAACTTTATCTAGTAAATGCAGCTCgtgctatttttttttctttttcaggttAATATCTCCTTGCCTATATTGTTATGGCAGTTGTTCTCTTGGTATATTTTCTTTGTCTCCCTTTTGTGTTTTCCCTACTTGTATTGCATGTTGTGACCCAAATGACATGTAAAGTTTGGGAGATTTTACTGCATAACATGACAATGGCATTCGCCTAGATGACTATAATTTTGGATCTTTGTCTTGTTTTTGGTGGTAATATTTGCTTGAGTTTCGCGTTCGTGTCGGTATTTGATAGTCTGCAACATTGCAATAGAGAAGATACATAGCTTTTTTGTGGTGCTATAGTAGGCTTTTGAAAGAAAATTGGATGCAAAGTACATGAAGTTTCTTCATGTATTCAAAGGGTCATAATCTCATATCGATTTATGGATATGAATCGAATCCATTTTGtgcttagattttttttttcttttctaattcattttttaAGGATTGATTTTGGTCGGATTTTAAGGATTTAGGCTAGGATTGGTTtggctgtttttttttttggtttgggcCATATTTTTGGGCTAAGAAATTGAAAAGCTGGTTTTTTTTTCAGCTGTTCAAATTTTGACGGTTTGGCAGTTCGAGTTCGGTTTGTAGTGGTTTGCTCTTGAAACGGTCTAAATATTCTATCTAGACCGGTACTCCAGTTAGTTCCCGGTTTGACCGGCTTGTTTAGTTTGATCCAGGTTAGGCAACTATGGTTAAAACTGAACTAATGGGGTGCTATTAACCCTAAACACTAGTGTATTAATTAAAAGTCAACGTTTTTTAAACCGGAGAATCGCATCGATCGAACCGAGAACTAGTAGGGCATCAATCCAGAGTGGGGTTAAATTGGTTGGCCTACGAATTTTtcgaaattggttgaattggtttcTCGTCTTTTTAGtagttttgtatttttaatttttatgatttttaaacaatttgtttaatttaattgtcTGAACTATTTAGACCAATTGAATCAAGAATCAGTAGCTTGATTTGTTCGACTTTGGTTTAGTTCTGAAATCCTTGCTTAAAGTTTGTTCCAATAACCAAAGGTAAACAATAAAAATGGTCTATAAGTCAAAATCATTCTATTATGCGGCTAAAAGTACTATTTTCAAAATCGGATTGATTGATCATACCAGTCCAATCAAGACATTGATTTAGAATAAGGGTTGGATTAGTTGACTTGTAAAATTGGTATGAATTGCTTAAAGTGTGTTCCAATAaccaaaggtaaaaaaaaatatcTATAAGTCAAAATCATGCTATTATGCAGCTAAAagtattattttcaaaattgggtTGATCAGACCAGTCCAATCAAGACTCGGTTAGGATATTGATTTAGAATAAGGGTTGGATAGTTGACTTGTAAAACTGGTACGAATTGGGCtgaaaaattgattgaattgattctctattttttaatatttgtgattgttaataatttatttaattgaaccaaTCTAATTGAGAGTTAGTGTTTGATCGGTTTCATCACCGATTTAAATCTCAAAAACTTATAAATCAATACCATTAATGTAATTTTTCCTAAGAAACAAATGTCAACTAAATTTAATTCTAAACCTTTTActtcatttgatattttaattcttTGTCCTTTTAAGTCTTTACGTCTCGTTTAGGTTTCCCTAAAATTACAACTTCGTTTATTGTTTagggataaaataatatttaatccttcaatttgaatattttttcaaattgatccctaattttttttcac from Gossypium hirsutum isolate 1008001.06 chromosome D04, Gossypium_hirsutum_v2.1, whole genome shotgun sequence encodes:
- the LOC121202855 gene encoding pentatricopeptide repeat-containing protein At1g77360, mitochondrial yields the protein METIAENHSTKLPRKPQNQPRSIPNNLQPQSFPTHHDAPDISPTVRILCDLLTRISPHDIESALSSTGVIPTSDDIQQVLGFSYNQPLSAIKFFRWAGCFVKPSAYAWNLIVDLLGKNQSFEPMWDAMRSMKQEGLLSTTTFGSVFSSYCIAHRFSEATMSFDVMDRYGVEQDVVAVNSLLSAICHEDNQMSVAIEFFDKIKMKIPPDGDTFAILLEGWEKEGNLAKAKNTFGEMVVRVGWSPKHISAYDAFLTTLVRGSQVDEALKFLQVMKKNDCLPGLKFFSNTLDILVKQNDSAQIIPLWDTMVGGGLVPNLIMYNALISVLCNNDDVHDAFRFLDEMTFHGAFPDSLTYNMIFHCLVRNKMVREVGKFFVEMTKNEWPPTSSNYAAAIKMLLENDDPEMAINMWNHMVENHVSTLDESANELLIGLCNLGRLVEVKRFVETMLDKRISIYDSTMEKLKNPFYKKGRSFRDKYDSLSREWKAMKMS